A single region of the Malus sylvestris chromosome 8, drMalSylv7.2, whole genome shotgun sequence genome encodes:
- the LOC126631753 gene encoding uncharacterized protein LOC126631753, which produces MGGGAGGRVEVVKSNGCSWLSVGLPSPLPSSKALQPFEPASPAVSSIGSEAVARSGGGPFAGLVICVTGLSKEARKQVKEATERLSGQYSTQLDPQCTHLVFYSFGGRKFEHAMKHGSKNGLSIVTIGWFVDSVRKNVRLSESLYSIKSFGENGMRLDELNRFVGFIGTENTCLPVGVHGAKQLDTIEEPRLSFPVRESTRNTDSSHSTLSGHSMYVDLDISSELRKKVTEAASREGATFVDQWFVGCKASHVVCEGSSSRKYLGHSSNIVTPLWVLKTAKEKYVQRLVHMSADLARQVGAMLEELQNGIADGDTDEGKLPEDVQAYRNKASHEKRQQIVNSAKTGVRNRRGLRMQTCQTPMRPITPSSLLDSICWSISEPTSTASIYTESVSVEDDSEHHTSVFFDAKGDGRDSEASFANLTRPLKESEKSELIFKNHFLTILFPVDRFAEMGPSSRTFVSDNGFTCLQVLDHIYAFYQENMSALEIESAIHTDSRHADRLRSVYSGKETAKRGYAIFKRIDFVGSRKSFEMLKRVNGENSGNVYELLIRA; this is translated from the exons ATGGGTGGCGGTGCCGGTGGAAGAGTGGAAGTGGTGAAGAGCAATGGTTGCTCATGGCTGTCTGTTGGATTACCATCTCCATTGCCTTCCTCTAAAGCTCTGCAACCATTTGAGCCAGCATCGCCGGCCGTATCCTCTATTGGGTCGGAGGCGGTGGCTCGATCAGGCGGCGGACCCTTTGCCGGCCTTGTTATCTGCGTTACTGGCCTATCCAAAG AAGCAAGGAAACAAGTTAAGGAAGCAACTGAGAGATTAAGTGGCCAGTATAGCACTCAGTTGGATCCTCAATGTACCCATTTGGTG TTTTACAGCTTCGGTGGACGCAAGTTTGAGCATGCTATGAAGCATGGATCAAAAAATGGTCTGTCCATTGTTACCATTGGATGGTTTGTGGATAGTGTTAGGAAGAATG TGAGGCTGAGTGAATCACTTTACAGTATCAAGAGTTTTGGGGAGAATGGTATGCGTTTGGATGAGTTGAATAGGTTCGTTGGGTTTATTGGCACAGAAAACACTTGTCTTCCTGTTGGTGTTCATGGAGCCAAGCAGTTGGACACGATTGAAGAACCACGTTTATCCTTTCCCGTAAGAGAGTCTACCAGAAATACTGACTCTAGtcactctactctgtctggtcaCTCAATGTATGTTGACTTAGACATTTCATCCGAACTGAGGAAAAAG GTTACGGAGGCTGCTAGTAGAGAGGGTGCCACATTTGTAGATCAATGGTTTGTTGGTTGCAAAGCCAGTCATGTGGTGTGCGAAGGGTCTTCTAGCCGTAAATATCTTGGCCATTCAAGCAATATCGTTACA CCACTGTGGGTGTTGAAAACAGCCAAGGAGAAGTATGTGCAACGGCTTGTGCACATGTCTGCAGATTTGGCCAGGCAAGTTGGTGCAATGCTTGAAGAGCTGCAGAATGGCATTGCAGATGGG GATACGGATGAGGGAAAACTCCCTGAAGATGTTCAAGCTTATAGAAATAAAGCAAGCCATGAAAAGAGACAACAGATTGTGAATTCTGCTAAAACTGGGGTGAGAAATCGTCGCGGTCTCCGTATGCAG ACTTGCCAAACGCCAATGCGTCCAATAACACCTAGCAGCCTTTTGGATTCAATCTGCTGGTCAATATCCGAACCAACATCAACGGCTTCAATCTACACCGAAAGTGTCAGTGTTGAAGATGATAGCGAACATCATACATCTGTATTCTTTGATGCAAAAGGTGATGGAAGGGATTCCGAAGCTTCATTTGCAAACTTAACCAGGCCTCTCAAGGAAAG TGAGAAATCTGAATTGATATTCAAAAACCATTTTCTTACTATCCTGTTTCCTGTCGACCGATTTGCTGAGATGGGGCCATCCTCTAGAACATTTGTCAGCGATAACGGGTTCACATGCTTGCAGGTGTTGGATCATATCTATGCATTTTATCAG GAGAACATGTCAGCCCTTGAAATAGAGTCTGCAATCCACACCGATTCAAGGCATGCTGACCGGCTTCGATCAGTGTACTCCGGTAAAGAAACAGCAAAACGCGGTTATGCAATTTTTAAGCGGATTGACTTTGTAGGCAGTCGTAAAAGTTTTGAAATGTTGAAGCGCGTCAACGGAGAGAACAGCGGCAATGTGTATGAGCTGTTGATTAGAGCCTAA